One Kitasatospora sp. NBC_01266 genomic window carries:
- the glmS gene encoding glutamine--fructose-6-phosphate transaminase (isomerizing): protein MCGIVAYIGPKDATPFLLEGLQRLEYRGYDSAGVAVTGKGSGLKLRKAKGRVADLAATVPARFKGTTGIGHTRWATHGEPSDANAHPHLDNASRIAVVHNGIIENADQLRAKLTAEGAVFGSETDTEVLAHLIAAHSAEGADLEEAVRASLALVVGTYGIAVVDAEQPDRIVVARNGSPIVLGIGEKEMFVASDVAALVRYTRQVVHLEDGELAVIRADGFRTYTEDARPTNRQPSTVDWEIDSYDTDGYSHYLIKEIHEQPGAVERTLSGRLDERFATAHLGGLNMDARELREIRRVKVIGCGSAYYAGQMGAQLIEELARIPADSEPASEFRYRNPVIEADTLYLAISQSGETYDTLAAVQEIKRKGGKVLGVVNTVGSAIARACDGGIYLHAGPEISVASTKAFTSTVVAFALLALHFGRINDLSPADGRRIVAGLKALPGQIREILEQEKEIAALAAEYADCQGMMFIGRVRGYPVAREGAQKLKEISYVHAEAYPASELKHGPLALISPEIPTVALVPDDELLDKNLTTLGEIRARAGRVLAIAHRAPDAKLANHTVLVPKNEPELDPLLLNIPLQLLAYHAAVVLERDVDKPRNLAKSVTVE, encoded by the coding sequence ATGTGCGGAATCGTCGCTTACATCGGTCCCAAGGACGCCACCCCCTTCCTGCTCGAAGGTCTGCAACGCCTGGAATACCGCGGTTACGACTCCGCCGGCGTGGCCGTCACCGGCAAGGGCAGCGGCCTCAAGCTGCGCAAGGCCAAGGGGCGGGTCGCCGACCTCGCCGCCACCGTGCCGGCCCGCTTCAAGGGCACCACCGGCATCGGCCACACCCGCTGGGCCACCCACGGCGAGCCGAGCGACGCCAACGCCCACCCGCACCTGGACAACGCGAGCCGGATCGCCGTCGTGCACAACGGCATCATCGAGAACGCCGACCAGCTGCGCGCCAAGCTGACCGCCGAGGGCGCGGTGTTCGGCTCGGAGACCGACACCGAGGTGCTGGCCCACCTGATCGCCGCGCACAGCGCCGAGGGCGCCGACCTGGAGGAGGCGGTGCGCGCCTCGCTCGCCCTGGTGGTCGGCACCTACGGCATCGCCGTGGTCGACGCCGAGCAGCCCGACCGGATCGTGGTGGCCCGCAACGGCAGCCCGATCGTGCTCGGGATCGGCGAGAAGGAGATGTTCGTCGCCTCCGACGTCGCCGCGCTGGTCCGCTACACCCGCCAGGTGGTCCACCTGGAGGACGGCGAGCTCGCGGTGATCCGCGCCGACGGCTTCCGCACATACACCGAGGACGCGCGTCCGACGAACCGTCAGCCGTCCACCGTGGATTGGGAGATCGACTCCTACGACACCGACGGCTACTCGCACTACCTGATCAAGGAGATCCACGAGCAGCCGGGCGCCGTCGAGCGCACGCTGAGCGGCCGGCTCGACGAGCGCTTCGCCACCGCGCACCTGGGCGGGCTCAACATGGACGCCCGCGAGCTGCGCGAGATCCGCCGGGTGAAGGTCATCGGCTGCGGATCGGCCTACTACGCCGGGCAGATGGGCGCCCAGCTGATCGAGGAGCTGGCCCGGATCCCGGCCGACAGCGAGCCGGCCTCCGAGTTCCGCTACCGCAACCCGGTGATCGAGGCGGACACCCTCTACCTCGCGATCAGCCAGTCCGGCGAGACCTACGACACGCTGGCGGCCGTCCAGGAGATCAAGCGCAAGGGCGGCAAGGTGCTCGGCGTGGTCAACACGGTCGGCAGCGCCATCGCCCGCGCCTGCGACGGCGGCATCTACCTGCACGCCGGACCGGAGATCTCGGTCGCCTCGACCAAGGCCTTCACCTCCACCGTGGTCGCCTTCGCGCTGCTCGCCCTGCACTTCGGCCGGATCAACGACCTCTCGCCGGCCGACGGCCGCCGGATCGTGGCGGGCCTGAAGGCGCTGCCCGGCCAGATCCGCGAGATCCTGGAGCAGGAGAAGGAGATCGCCGCGCTGGCCGCCGAGTACGCCGACTGCCAGGGGATGATGTTCATCGGCCGGGTGCGGGGCTACCCGGTGGCCCGTGAGGGTGCGCAGAAGCTCAAGGAGATCAGCTACGTGCACGCCGAGGCCTACCCGGCCAGCGAGCTCAAGCACGGTCCGCTGGCCCTGATCAGCCCCGAGATCCCCACCGTGGCACTGGTGCCGGACGACGAGCTGCTCGACAAGAACCTCACCACGCTGGGCGAGATCCGGGCCCGGGCCGGCCGGGTGCTGGCCATCGCCCACCGCGCGCCGGACGCCAAGCTCGCCAACCACACCGTGCTGGTGCCGAAGAACGAGCCCGAGCTGGACCCGCTGCTGCTCAACATCCCGCTCCAACTCCTCGCCTACCACGCCGCCGTGGTGCTGGAGCGGGACGTCGACAAGCCGCGCAACCTGGCCAAGTCGGTCACCGTCGAGTAG
- a CDS encoding DUF6114 domain-containing protein, with translation MPGRSFKAWRGRRPFWGGVLVTLAGGEILLTMKAPLPVILHVGMQGLAGFLVPLVLVLCGLLLLFSPAQRLFYSVLAVLLTLATWVTSNLGGFLLGLLLGLIGSTLAFGWLPEQPARRRLLARRRGAPSPQ, from the coding sequence GTGCCAGGCCGCTCCTTCAAGGCCTGGCGCGGTCGCCGCCCGTTCTGGGGCGGGGTCCTGGTCACCCTCGCGGGCGGCGAGATCCTGCTCACCATGAAGGCCCCGCTCCCGGTGATCCTGCACGTCGGCATGCAGGGCCTGGCGGGCTTCCTGGTCCCGCTGGTCCTGGTGCTCTGCGGCCTGCTGCTGCTCTTCAGCCCCGCCCAGCGCCTCTTCTACTCGGTGCTGGCCGTGCTGCTCACCCTGGCCACCTGGGTCACCTCCAACCTCGGCGGCTTCCTGCTGGGCCTGCTGCTGGGCCTGATCGGCAGCACCCTGGCGTTCGGCTGGCTCCCCGAGCAGCCCGCCCGCCGCCGGCTGCTCGCCCGTCGCAGGGGTGCCCCGTCGCCCCAGTAG
- a CDS encoding DUF6230 family protein, which translates to MARSEELTAEPAAAAPVPRGRVRLRRAALMAIPACVAGGVLMALTAQGVLAAQFSISGMPFTVTADQLNGTGFEQFGGMDNMIDNSPNAGNTGGQVLVAVSAIKTATLTNLCQSVNLGGTNLKITAGGGSTPVTATGLTTDSDVLSGDAQFTNIQIGGDASTFTEAGVQGPAGVFGQQADTVIINNLRQDNWATTAASFTLPGLHLSFSDTGC; encoded by the coding sequence ATGGCTCGGTCCGAAGAGCTCACCGCGGAACCAGCCGCCGCGGCACCCGTACCACGCGGCCGGGTCCGGCTGCGCCGCGCGGCGCTGATGGCGATCCCCGCCTGCGTGGCCGGCGGCGTCCTGATGGCACTCACCGCACAGGGCGTGCTGGCCGCTCAGTTCTCCATCTCCGGCATGCCGTTCACCGTCACCGCCGACCAGCTGAACGGCACCGGCTTCGAGCAGTTCGGCGGCATGGACAACATGATCGACAACAGCCCGAACGCCGGGAACACCGGTGGCCAGGTGCTGGTGGCGGTCTCCGCGATCAAGACCGCCACGCTGACCAACCTCTGCCAGAGCGTCAACCTGGGCGGCACCAACCTGAAGATCACCGCCGGCGGCGGCAGCACCCCGGTCACCGCGACCGGCCTGACCACCGACTCGGACGTGCTCTCCGGCGACGCCCAGTTCACCAACATCCAGATCGGCGGCGACGCCAGTACCTTCACCGAGGCGGGCGTCCAGGGGCCGGCGGGCGTCTTCGGCCAGCAGGCGGACACCGTGATCATCAACAACCTGCGGCAGGACAACTGGGCCACCACGGCGGCCTCCTTCACGCTCCCCGGCCTGCACCTGAGTTTCAGCGACACGGGCTGCTGA